The stretch of DNA ACGCATCATCGAGGAAGTGAAAAATGCGGTGTCGATTCCGGTCATGGCAAAGGCGCGCATCGGCCATATTTCCGAAGCTCGCGTCCTGGAAGCACTGGGAGTGGACTACATAGACGAAAGTGAAGTGCTCACTCCCGCGGATGAAGAGTTTCATCTGCTGAAAAGCGCATTCTCTGTACCGTTCGTCTGTGGAGCGCGGGACCTTGGAGAAGCGGCGCGCCGGCTGGGCGAAGGGGCGAAGATGCTCCGGACGAAAGGGGAGCCGGGTACCGGCAATATCGTGGAGGCGGTTCGCCATCTACGTAAAGTAAATGCCCAAGTGAATAAAATCGTCCATATGAACGAAGAGGAACTTATGACCGAGGCGCGTGATCTAGGGGCTCCGTATGACGTCCTGTTGGCCATCAAGGAACACGGCCGACTGCCAGTCACCAATTATGCAGCAGGCGGCGTCGCCACTCCTGCAGACGCAGCTCTCATGATGGAACTCGGAGCGGATGGCGTATTCGTCGGCTCGGGGATCTTCAAATCGGACAATCCTGAAAAGTTTGCGCGTGCCATCGTGCAAGCGACACAAAATTTCAAGGACTACGCATTGATCGGCGAGCTTTCCAAAGATATCGGCAATCCGATGAAAGGCTTGGAAATCGGCACGCTCTTACAGGAGGAGCGCATGTCGGAACGCGGTCGATAAACGAATTCAGGCAAAGGCGATCAACCAGGCCGTTGCAGATCCTTATCGTGGCGGAAAGAAGATGACTTCGGAGAGCAGCCGCAGTCATCTTTCTTTTTGGGAAAACACGGTCCAATCTTGCTAAAACTGTGTCCATGTAGTACAGTAAGGATAATTTCAAACATGTGACGATGATGGGGAGTAGTAGCAAGGCAACCCTTTTCAAGAGAGTCGGCGGGTGGTGCGAGCCGATAGAGGGAATTGTGAATCCGTCCCTGAGTAGCCGGGCTGAAGAGGAGTAGGCCCGTGCCGGTATTTGAACCGTTATTTCAATGAAGCGGATTGGATGGAGTCCAATCAATTTGGGTGGCAACGCGGGTAGCTCTCGTCCCTTTTCCGGGGGGATGACGGGCTTTTTTTGTTGCACTTTTCCATGATCGTCCATATTGTGGGAGGAATTGTCCATGTTAGATATCAAAAAAATCCGGGCTGATTTCGATGGTGTGAAAGAAAAGCTGTCGAAACGCGGGGAAGATCTCACGGATTTCGATAAATTCGGAGGTCTCGATGAAAAACGGCGTGAATTGATCGCCAAAGTGGAAGTGCTGAAGGCGGAACGCAATGAAGTATCGCAACAAGTGGCCACGATGAAACGCAATAAGGAAAATGCGGACGACGTCATTGCGCGGATGCGTGAAGTCGGCGATGACATCAAAAAGTTGGACGAAGAATTGAATCAGGTAGAAGAAGAGCTGAACTACGTCATGATGCGCATTCCGAACATACCTCATGAAAGCGTCCCCGTCGGCGATAGCGAAGATGACAACGTCGAAGTGCGGACTTGGGGGGCACAACCGGAATTCTCTTTCGAGCCGAAACCGCATTGGGAAATCGGCACCGATCTGAATCTGTTGGACTTTGAGCGCGCGGCGAAAGTGACAGGCAGCCGGTTCGTCTTTTATCGCGGTCTTGGCGCGCGGCTGGAGCGGGCATTGATCAATTTCATGCTGGATCTTCATATTGAGGAGCATGGCTATGAAGAGATGCTGCCGCCTTACTTAGTAAACCGGACGAGCTTGACCGGGACAGGCCAGCTGCCGAAATTTGAAGAGGATGCTTTCCTGGTCGAGGAAGAGGATTACTTCCTGATCCCGACTTCTGAAGTGCCTGTGACCAACTTCTATCGAGATGAGATTTTGGATGGATCTCAGCTACCGGCAGCATTTGCTGCATACAGCACCAATTTCCGTTCTGAAGCGGGATCTGCAGGCCGTGATACACGCGGTTTGATTCGCCAGCATCAGTTTAACAAAGTGGAACTCGTCCGCTTTGTTAAGCCGGAAGAGTCGTATGATGAACTTGAAAAACTGACAGGCCATGCGGAGAAAGTGCTTCAATTGCTGAACTTGCCGTATCGCGTCCTGAAAATGTGCACAGCGGACCTCGGCTTCACGGCTGCCAAGAAGTATGATATCGAAGTATGGATTCCGACGCAGAACACCTACCGTGAAATCTCTTCTTGTTCCAATTTCGAAGATTTCCAAGCGCGCCGGGCTCACATCCGATTCCGTCGTGAAGCGGGAGCGAAGCCTGAATACGTTCATACGTTGAATGGAAGCGGTCTGGCGATCGGCCGGACGGTAGCTGCCATTTTAGAGAATTACCAACAGGAAGACGGCTCCGTCATCATTCCGGAAGTCCTTCGTCCGTACATGGGCGGCAAGGAAGTTATCCGATAATATGTAAAGGCTGCATCCGGATCATTCGATTTCGGACGCAGCCTTTTTTTCTCTCTTTTTTCTTTCCCGGATGGCCCTGAAAAAGGCGGATAGCATGTCTCCACATTCCTCGCCCAGGATGCCTTCGGTTACCTCGCATTCATGGTTGAACCGCGGGTCGTTCAGCAACCGGTATAAGGAATCGACACAGCCTCCTTTCGGATCGCGGGCGCCATAGACGACGCGGGGAACTCTCGATTGCAGAATGGCGCCTGCACACATTGGGCAAGGCTCCAATGTGACATAGAGGGTTGTCTGTTCCAACCGCCAGCTGCCAAGTGTTTGGCAAGCCTCCTGAATAGCGGATAATTCTGCATGCGTGACGGCATTTTGGGACGTCTCGCGTAGGTTATGAGCACGCGCAATGATGTTTCCCTCATGGACAATCACCGCTCCAATCGGCACTTCTCCTAGCGCCTCCGCCTTCTTTGCTTCCTTAATTGCCAGTCGCATGAACGACCGGTCCGTTTCGAATACATCCATGTTCATCGCTCCTTGATTTTATTTTAGCATGGAAATTCGAAATCACGTCTAAATTGTTCCACGTGGAAAAAACAATGGATATGATAGAATGAGGAACATGGAATTTGAAAGGTGGGTTTTTGATGGCAATACCCTTCCTGGCGGTCGAGGGGCCGATCGGTGTCGGCAAGACATCGCTCGCCAAGACGATTGCGGAAACGTGGAATTACAAGCTTTTACAGGAAATCGTATACGAAAATCCGTTTTTGGGTAAATTTTATGAGAACATGGAGGAATGGAGTTTTCAGACGGAAATGTTCTTCCTTTGCAACCGATACAAGCAATTGAACGACATCAAGCAGGGGATGATTGCCGATCCACAACCGGTTGTCTCCGATTATCATATATTCAAGAATCTGATTTTCGCAAAACGGACATTGCCCCCTGCAGAGTATCAAAAATATGAAGAGATCTACATGATTTTAACACGGGATATGCCCGTTCCGAATATCATCATCTATTTACATGCCAGTTTGGATAAACTGATGGAACGGATCGCCAAACGGGGTCGGGAGTTCGAAAAAAATATGGATACCGCCTATTTGAGACAGCTGGCGGATGACTATGAGGTTTTCATGAATGAGTTTGAACGGGCTCATCCGTCCATTCATGTCTTGCGGTTTGACGGGGATGCAACCGACTTTGTAAACAATCGAACCGACCGGGATACTATCTTGAAGGCGATTCAGGCGGTTCTGGATAAAGGAGCTTTTTAGAAATGAAGCTGCGAGATCAATATAATATCCCTCATAATACGGTGATTACGGTGGCGGGCACAGTCGGCGTCGGAAAATCGACGATGGCTCAGGCGCTTGCCGAGGCGTTGGGACTCAGGACTTCATTTGAAAAGGTGAATGAGAATCCGTATCTTGAACGCTTTTACGACGACTTCGAGAAATGGAGCTTCCATTTGCAAATTTACTTCCTGGCAGAGCGGTTCAAGGAGCAGAAACGGATGTTTGAATATGGCGGTGGGTTTGTCCAAGACCGGTCGATCTACGAAGATACGGGGATTTTTGCAAAGATGCATATGGAAAACGGGACGATGGATCCGGTCGATTATTCGACTTACACCGAGTTGTTCGAAGCGATGGTCATGACCCCGTATTTCCCCCACCCCGACGTCCTCATTTATTTGGAAGGCTCGCCCGATGTCATTTTGGAGCGCATCCGGGAACGGGGACGGCCGATGGAGCAGGAGACGCCCATTTCCTATTGGACGGAGATGTATGCGCGCTATGCGGACTGGATCGACTCATTCAACGCTTGTCCGGTGTTGCGGATTGACGTCAGCGACTATGATTTGCTTAGAAGGCCGGAAGAGGTGGAGATGATTGTGGAACGGATTGGCATTGTCTTGCAACATGCCAAAAGATAAAAAAGGTTGTCCTCCGTCAAATATGTATTGGAGGACAACCTTTTGGATTAAGAACAGACTTTGATATTCGAAAAGAACTCTTTATACAACTCTTTCAGGATGATTGTTTCGTCTTCTTTCAGGACGCCGAAGACCAAGCTCACTTCCGAAGAACCTTGATTGATCATCTGGATGCTCGTACCGGTACGGGCAATCGCTCCAGCAGCACGTGCAGCCAAACCTGTCGTGTCGCGCATTCCTTCCCCGACAAGGACGATCATGGAGTAATCATGATTGAAGAAGACTTTATCCGGCTTCAGCTCCTCTTTGACCCGTTCCAAAATCCGCTGCTCTTTGCCCGGTGTCAGGAAGCGGCTGCGAATGATCACTGATAAGTTATCGATGCCGGATGGCGTATGCTCGTATGGAATCTCTTCCTCTTCCAAGATTTGAAGAAGGCGGCGTCCGAACCCGATTTCCAAGTTCATTAGGAATTTATCGACGAATAAGGTGGAGAAACCATGGTCCGCGGCGATTCCGATAACTGGCTGAGACGAATGGTCGCGTTCTTTCACGATCAATGTCCCTGGTGCGCTCGGGTTATTCGTGTTTTTAATGCAGACCGGAATCGAGCGGCGGAAAGCCGGAATCAACGCTTCATCATGGAAAACAGAGAAGCCGGCATACGCCAGTTCGCGCATTTCCCGGTATGTCATTTTACTGATGGCTGCCGGCTCATCCACGATACGCGGGTTGGCGGCGAAGACCGAATCGACATCCGTGAAATTTTCATAGAGTTCGGCATCGGTGGCAGCTGCCAGCAACGAGCCTGTAATATCCGACCCTCCTCTATTGAATGTTCGTAACGTTCCGTCTTCCGTGAAGCCGAAAAATCCTGGGAATACGATGATGCCTGGCAGCTCTCTCAGTTTCGCCAGTTGTGCATCACCTTCCGGCAGGGCCTGTACACGTGCCGGGCGCTGATTGACGAGGAGGCCGGCTTCTTTTGGCGAGATATATTGAGCTTCAATACCGATGGAAGAGAAATACTCGGCGATCAGTTTGGCGTTGTTATCTTCCCCGGCAGCTTTCAATGTGTCTGTAAAGAGGGTTGGATCGTTTTTATCGCCTTCCAGACGTTCTTTCAAATCATGTTCGATGACTTGTACGATGTCATTGGAAAGTTCGAGGCCTTCCGCAATTTGGCGATACCGTTCCACAACTTCCCCCAGCTGTGCCGTTGCATCTTTTCCGTCTAGTGCTGCTTCAGCTAAACGGATCAGCAGGTCCGTCACTTTCGTGTCCTCATCGGAGCGTTTGCCCGGAGCGGAAACAACGACGATTTTACGCGTTGGATCGGATAGGATGATATCCGCCACTTTCTTGATCTGATCTGCTGTTGCAACCGATGTTCCGCCAAATTTACATACTTTCATTTTTTCACCAAATCCTATCTTTTTAAAATTGTCCATTGGATGTATTATTTGATTATAACAAAAACAGGGTTGTACTTGTTGATGTTTTTCACTATAATGTCCTTATGCAATGAACATGTGTTTTTTCATAGTGTACATATAGATAGGAGAATCGTCAAATGAAAAATGAAATTAATATTGGATTACTAGGGTTCGGAGTGGTCGGCAGCGGTGTTGCTAAAATTCTGGACAACCACCAAGAAGATTTGCAGCATAAGCTTGGTGTTCCGGTATCCATTAAGAAAGTTCTTGTAAAGAATCTTAACAAGGAAAGGGACTGTGATCTTCCGGCGGACGTGTTCACAACCGACCTTGATGAGATTCTTGGCGATTCTTCCATAGATTTGATCGTGGAAGTGATCGGGGGCACTTCGGAAGCACGCGAGGCGATTGAAAAATCATTGAATGCCGGCAAGGGCGTCGTAACGGCGAATAAAGACGTCATGGCTGAATATGGACTTGACCTTTTGCAACTGGCGGATGAAAATAAATGTGACCTCTTTTTCGAAGCGAGTGTAGGAGGCGGAATCCCGTTGATCCGTACGCTCGAAGATGGATTGGCATCGGATCGGATCAGCGCGTTGACCGGGATCGTCAATGGTACGACGAACTTCATCCTGACGAAAATGAAACACGAGAACATGTCCTATGAGGATGCGTTAGCGGAAGCGACGGAATTGGGCTTCGCCGAGGCGGATCCGACTGCTGACGTCGATGGAATCGATGCAGCACGGAAGATGGTCATCTTGGCATCTCTCGCATTCTCTACCGAAGTCCGTTTGGATGATGTCTTCGTCCGCGGCCTGCGGGAAATCCAGGACGGCGACCTGGAGTTGGCAGAACAATTCGGCTATACAGTTAAACTTGCCGGTTCCGCCAAAAAGAATGAGGATGGCATTGAAGTGGCTGTAGAGCCTGTCCTTTTGCCGAATTCCCATCCATTGGCGTCGGTGAACAATGAGTTCAACGCTGTCTATGTATATGGAGAAGCTGTCGGAGAGACGATGTTCTACGGACCGGGCGCCGGTTCACTGCCAACTGCTACATCTGTTACAGGAGATATCGTGGCCGCTTGCCGCAATCTGTTGATGGGAGTGAATGGAAGAAGAACTCACTCGCCGCAGCATGAACGCCATGTGAAAACGGACGATCAAAAGTTCGCCCGCTATTTCCACCGGATCCGCGTGAAGGATGAAGTGGGCGTGCTGACCAAATTGACTGCCATCTATAGTAGATACGGGGCTAGCCTGGCCACAGTCATCCAAGATTCGGACAATGGCGTTGAAGCGGATCTGATTTTCATTACACATCAGATTTCACGCCAGCAGCATTTGGATATCATGAATGAATTAAATGAAACACCTGAAGTGATCCATGTATTGAGTCACTACCGGGTGGAGGGGGAATCACGATGAAAAGATGGAACGGTTTGATCGAAGAGTATAAAGAATGGTTGCCGGTCACGGAAAATACACCGGCGTTGACATTGCAAGAAGGGAACACACCCCTCATTCATATGAAAACTCTGTCCGAACAATGGGGCATTGATTTATATGTGAAAACGGAAGGGACGAATCCGACAGGCTCTTTCAAAGACCGCGGAATGGTCATGGCAGTTGCGAAAGCGAAAGAAGAAGGCAAGAAAATCCTTATTTGTGCATCTACCGGAAATACATCGGCATCGGCTGCAGCCTACGGGGCACGTGCGGGCATGCGGACGATTGTCGTTATTCCGGAAGGGCGCATTGCGCTTGGAAAACTGGCGCAAGCGAGAATGTACGGCGCGGAAATCCTGCAAATTGAAGGGAATTTCGATGAGGCGCTTCAGATGGTGCGCGAAGCGGGTGAAGGGGATATCGCTCTTGTCAACTCGGTGAACCCTCACCGTTTGGAAGGACAAAAAACGATCGCCTTCGAAACAATTGAACAGCTTGGAAAAGTGCCGGACATTTTCGCGCTTCCAGTTGGGAATGCTGGGAACATCTCTGCTGCTTGGAAGGGATTCAAGGAGTATGCGGAGAAAAAAGGAACTGACCTTCCGGAGCTTCTAGGCGTGCAGGCGGATGGTGCAGCGCCGATCGTCTATGACCGTGTATTCGAAAATCCGGAAACTGTTGCAACGGCAATCCGGATCGGCAACCCGGCGAGTTGGCAGCTGGCGAAAAATGCGTTGGCAGAATCGAAGGGCAACATATTGTCCGTCACAGATGAAGAAATCCTGGA from Bacillus sp. OxB-1 encodes:
- the serS gene encoding serine--tRNA ligase, translating into MLDIKKIRADFDGVKEKLSKRGEDLTDFDKFGGLDEKRRELIAKVEVLKAERNEVSQQVATMKRNKENADDVIARMREVGDDIKKLDEELNQVEEELNYVMMRIPNIPHESVPVGDSEDDNVEVRTWGAQPEFSFEPKPHWEIGTDLNLLDFERAAKVTGSRFVFYRGLGARLERALINFMLDLHIEEHGYEEMLPPYLVNRTSLTGTGQLPKFEEDAFLVEEEDYFLIPTSEVPVTNFYRDEILDGSQLPAAFAAYSTNFRSEAGSAGRDTRGLIRQHQFNKVELVRFVKPEESYDELEKLTGHAEKVLQLLNLPYRVLKMCTADLGFTAAKKYDIEVWIPTQNTYREISSCSNFEDFQARRAHIRFRREAGAKPEYVHTLNGSGLAIGRTVAAILENYQQEDGSVIIPEVLRPYMGGKEVIR
- a CDS encoding homoserine dehydrogenase → MKNEINIGLLGFGVVGSGVAKILDNHQEDLQHKLGVPVSIKKVLVKNLNKERDCDLPADVFTTDLDEILGDSSIDLIVEVIGGTSEAREAIEKSLNAGKGVVTANKDVMAEYGLDLLQLADENKCDLFFEASVGGGIPLIRTLEDGLASDRISALTGIVNGTTNFILTKMKHENMSYEDALAEATELGFAEADPTADVDGIDAARKMVILASLAFSTEVRLDDVFVRGLREIQDGDLELAEQFGYTVKLAGSAKKNEDGIEVAVEPVLLPNSHPLASVNNEFNAVYVYGEAVGETMFYGPGAGSLPTATSVTGDIVAACRNLLMGVNGRRTHSPQHERHVKTDDQKFARYFHRIRVKDEVGVLTKLTAIYSRYGASLATVIQDSDNGVEADLIFITHQISRQQHLDIMNELNETPEVIHVLSHYRVEGESR
- the thrC gene encoding threonine synthase; this encodes MKRWNGLIEEYKEWLPVTENTPALTLQEGNTPLIHMKTLSEQWGIDLYVKTEGTNPTGSFKDRGMVMAVAKAKEEGKKILICASTGNTSASAAAYGARAGMRTIVVIPEGRIALGKLAQARMYGAEILQIEGNFDEALQMVREAGEGDIALVNSVNPHRLEGQKTIAFETIEQLGKVPDIFALPVGNAGNISAAWKGFKEYAEKKGTDLPELLGVQADGAAPIVYDRVFENPETVATAIRIGNPASWQLAKNALAESKGNILSVTDEEILEAYRLISSKEGVFAEPGSCASIAGLKKQVESGLVKKGSTVVAILTGNGLKDPDTAIEVNKDEPFLSREQFDQILSELKEGKN
- a CDS encoding aspartate kinase is translated as MKVCKFGGTSVATADQIKKVADIILSDPTRKIVVVSAPGKRSDEDTKVTDLLIRLAEAALDGKDATAQLGEVVERYRQIAEGLELSNDIVQVIEHDLKERLEGDKNDPTLFTDTLKAAGEDNNAKLIAEYFSSIGIEAQYISPKEAGLLVNQRPARVQALPEGDAQLAKLRELPGIIVFPGFFGFTEDGTLRTFNRGGSDITGSLLAAATDAELYENFTDVDSVFAANPRIVDEPAAISKMTYREMRELAYAGFSVFHDEALIPAFRRSIPVCIKNTNNPSAPGTLIVKERDHSSQPVIGIAADHGFSTLFVDKFLMNLEIGFGRRLLQILEEEEIPYEHTPSGIDNLSVIIRSRFLTPGKEQRILERVKEELKPDKVFFNHDYSMIVLVGEGMRDTTGLAARAAGAIARTGTSIQMINQGSSEVSLVFGVLKEDETIILKELYKEFFSNIKVCS
- the pdxS gene encoding pyridoxal 5'-phosphate synthase lyase subunit PdxS gives rise to the protein MNFQYGGVIMDVINAEQAKVAEASGAIAVMALERVPSDIRKAGGVARMADPRIIEEVKNAVSIPVMAKARIGHISEARVLEALGVDYIDESEVLTPADEEFHLLKSAFSVPFVCGARDLGEAARRLGEGAKMLRTKGEPGTGNIVEAVRHLRKVNAQVNKIVHMNEEELMTEARDLGAPYDVLLAIKEHGRLPVTNYAAGGVATPADAALMMELGADGVFVGSGIFKSDNPEKFARAIVQATQNFKDYALIGELSKDIGNPMKGLEIGTLLQEERMSERGR
- the tadA gene encoding tRNA adenosine(34) deaminase TadA, with product MDVFETDRSFMRLAIKEAKKAEALGEVPIGAVIVHEGNIIARAHNLRETSQNAVTHAELSAIQEACQTLGSWRLEQTTLYVTLEPCPMCAGAILQSRVPRVVYGARDPKGGCVDSLYRLLNDPRFNHECEVTEGILGEECGDMLSAFFRAIRERKKREKKAASEIE
- a CDS encoding deoxynucleoside kinase — encoded protein: MAIPFLAVEGPIGVGKTSLAKTIAETWNYKLLQEIVYENPFLGKFYENMEEWSFQTEMFFLCNRYKQLNDIKQGMIADPQPVVSDYHIFKNLIFAKRTLPPAEYQKYEEIYMILTRDMPVPNIIIYLHASLDKLMERIAKRGREFEKNMDTAYLRQLADDYEVFMNEFERAHPSIHVLRFDGDATDFVNNRTDRDTILKAIQAVLDKGAF
- a CDS encoding deoxynucleoside kinase, with amino-acid sequence MKLRDQYNIPHNTVITVAGTVGVGKSTMAQALAEALGLRTSFEKVNENPYLERFYDDFEKWSFHLQIYFLAERFKEQKRMFEYGGGFVQDRSIYEDTGIFAKMHMENGTMDPVDYSTYTELFEAMVMTPYFPHPDVLIYLEGSPDVILERIRERGRPMEQETPISYWTEMYARYADWIDSFNACPVLRIDVSDYDLLRRPEEVEMIVERIGIVLQHAKR